In a genomic window of Streptococcus oralis:
- a CDS encoding M57 family metalloprotease → MFWIIRLFFRFLLGIWRFFWRLVWTVVILLLIAFGVVWYLTGDFHSAVNQVEKMSKIGQGGWNQWKETGTLEVLSQTDSHQHAEGKWAQASARIYIEPQMDETFQGAYAEAIKNWNQTGAFTFEVVADPSQADIVASEMNDGSTAVAGQAESQTNLLTNQFISVTVRLNHYYLSNPNYGYSYERIVHTAEHELGHAIGLDHTNETSVMQPAGSYYGIQPQDVTAVQELYTSSD, encoded by the coding sequence ATGTTCTGGATTATTCGATTATTCTTCCGATTTCTTTTGGGAATTTGGCGTTTCTTCTGGCGTCTGGTTTGGACTGTGGTCATTCTACTGCTCATTGCCTTTGGAGTGGTTTGGTATCTGACAGGTGATTTTCATTCTGCGGTCAATCAGGTTGAAAAAATGAGCAAGATTGGTCAAGGTGGCTGGAATCAATGGAAGGAGACGGGAACGCTGGAAGTCTTGTCTCAGACAGACAGTCACCAACATGCAGAAGGCAAGTGGGCTCAAGCCTCAGCTCGCATCTATATTGAGCCTCAAATGGATGAAACCTTCCAAGGTGCCTATGCGGAAGCCATAAAAAACTGGAATCAAACGGGAGCCTTTACCTTTGAGGTGGTTGCGGATCCTAGCCAGGCAGATATTGTGGCAAGTGAGATGAATGATGGATCGACCGCTGTAGCAGGTCAAGCCGAGAGTCAAACCAATTTGTTAACCAATCAATTTATATCTGTAACGGTTCGCCTGAATCACTATTATCTATCCAATCCAAACTATGGTTATTCTTATGAACGAATCGTGCACACGGCGGAGCACGAACTGGGGCATGCCATCGGTTTGGATCATACCAACGAAACTTCTGTCATGCAGCCAGCAGGTTCCTATTATGGGATTCAGCCTCAGGATGTGACAGCTGTTCAAGAACTCTATACCAGTAGCGACTAG
- a CDS encoding alpha/beta hydrolase — protein sequence MAVMNIEYYSEVLDMEWGVTVLYPDASRVTEPDCTDIPVLYLLHGMSGNQNSWLKRTNVERLLRGTNLIVIMPNTSNGWYTDTQYGYNYYTALAEELPQVMKRFFPNMTSKREKTFIAGLSMGGYGSFKLALATNRFSHAASFSGALSFQEFSPESQDLGSLAYWRGVFGEIKDWTASPHSLESMAAESDQKTKLWAWCGEQDYLYSANNLAVKNLKKLGFEVTYSHSPGKHEWYYWEKQLERFLATLPIDFVLEERLS from the coding sequence ATGGCAGTTATGAATATTGAGTATTACTCAGAAGTTTTGGATATGGAGTGGGGCGTTACCGTACTCTATCCAGATGCTAGTCGGGTGACTGAACCAGATTGCACAGATATTCCTGTTCTTTATCTTTTGCACGGAATGTCAGGAAACCAAAATAGCTGGCTCAAACGTACCAATGTCGAGCGCTTGTTGCGTGGAACCAATCTCATTGTTATCATGCCCAATACTAGCAATGGCTGGTACACAGATACTCAGTATGGCTATAACTACTATACTGCTCTAGCAGAAGAGTTACCTCAGGTCATGAAACGTTTCTTCCCCAATATGACCAGCAAGCGAGAAAAAACTTTCATAGCAGGCCTATCCATGGGTGGATATGGTTCCTTCAAACTAGCTCTCGCAACCAATCGTTTTTCCCATGCGGCTAGTTTTTCTGGTGCGCTTAGTTTTCAGGAATTTTCTCCTGAAAGTCAGGATCTGGGATCGCTTGCCTACTGGAGAGGAGTTTTTGGAGAGATTAAAGACTGGACAGCTAGTCCTCATTCGCTTGAAAGCATGGCTGCAGAGTCCGATCAAAAGACCAAACTATGGGCTTGGTGTGGGGAGCAAGACTATCTCTACTCTGCCAATAACCTCGCAGTGAAAAACCTCAAAAAGCTTGGTTTTGAGGTGACCTATAGTCATAGTCCAGGTAAGCACGAGTGGTACTACTGGGAAAAACAATTGGAACGTTTTTTGGCTACTCTACCAATTGACTTTGTTTTGGAAGAGCGCTTATCTTAG
- a CDS encoding ribonuclease J, producing the protein MSNISLTTLGGVRENGKNMYIAEIDNSIFVLDAGLKYPENEQLGVDVVIPNMDYLFENSDRIAGVFLTHGHADAIGALPYLLAEAKVPVFGSELTIELAKLFVKGNDTVKKFNDFHVIDEDTEIDFGGTVVSFFRTTHSIPESLGIVLKTAEGSIVYTGDFKFDQTASESYATDFARLAEIGRDGVLALLSDSANADSNIQVSSESEVGDEITQTIADWEGRIIVAAVASNLSRIQQVFDAAADTGRRVVLTGFDIENIVRTAIRLKKLSLANESLLIKPKEMSRFEDHELIILETGRMGEPINGLRKMSIGRHRYVEIKDGDLVYIVTTPSIAKEAVMARVENMIYQAGGVVKLITQSLRVSGHGNARDLQLMINLLQPNYLFPIQGEYRELDAHAKAAMAVGMLPERVFIPKKGTTMSYEHGDFVPAGAVSAGDVLIDGNAIGDVGNVVLRDRKVLSEDGIFIVAITVNRREKKIVAKARVHTRGFVYLKKSRDILRESSELINQTVEEYLQGDDFDWADLKGKVRDNLTKYLFDQTKRRPAILPVVMEAK; encoded by the coding sequence ATGAGTAATATTAGTTTAACAACACTAGGTGGTGTACGAGAAAATGGGAAAAATATGTACATCGCTGAAATTGACAATTCAATTTTTGTTTTGGATGCGGGGCTTAAATACCCTGAAAATGAACAACTAGGTGTTGATGTCGTCATTCCAAATATGGACTACCTTTTTGAAAATAGCGATCGTATCGCAGGGGTCTTTTTGACCCACGGACATGCGGATGCCATTGGTGCCCTGCCTTATCTTTTGGCAGAGGCTAAGGTGCCTGTGTTTGGTTCTGAGTTGACCATTGAGTTGGCCAAACTCTTTGTCAAAGGAAATGATACGGTTAAGAAATTCAATGACTTCCATGTGATTGATGAAGATACAGAGATCGACTTTGGAGGGACTGTGGTTTCCTTCTTCCGTACAACTCACTCCATCCCAGAAAGTTTGGGAATAGTCCTGAAAACAGCTGAAGGTAGCATCGTTTATACAGGGGACTTCAAGTTTGACCAAACAGCTAGTGAATCCTATGCGACGGATTTTGCTCGTTTGGCAGAAATCGGTCGTGATGGTGTCTTGGCGCTCCTCAGTGATTCAGCCAATGCTGATAGCAATATCCAGGTGTCGAGCGAGAGTGAAGTTGGGGATGAAATTACCCAGACCATTGCAGACTGGGAAGGTCGTATCATCGTTGCCGCAGTTGCCAGCAACCTTTCTCGTATCCAGCAGGTTTTTGATGCTGCAGCAGATACAGGTCGCAGAGTTGTTTTGACTGGATTTGATATTGAAAATATCGTCCGCACTGCGATTCGTCTCAAAAAATTATCTCTAGCCAACGAAAGTCTCTTGATTAAACCTAAAGAAATGTCTCGTTTTGAAGACCATGAGTTGATTATCCTTGAGACGGGCCGTATGGGTGAGCCTATTAATGGACTTCGTAAGATGTCCATCGGTCGCCACCGCTATGTGGAAATCAAAGACGGAGACTTAGTTTATATCGTAACGACTCCATCTATCGCCAAAGAAGCTGTCATGGCGCGTGTTGAAAACATGATCTACCAAGCTGGTGGTGTGGTGAAACTCATTACCCAAAGCTTGCGAGTATCCGGACACGGGAATGCGCGTGATTTGCAGTTGATGATCAATCTTCTGCAACCAAACTACCTCTTCCCTATCCAAGGGGAGTACCGTGAGTTGGATGCGCATGCCAAGGCTGCCATGGCAGTTGGGATGTTGCCGGAACGCGTTTTCATCCCTAAAAAGGGAACGACCATGTCTTATGAACATGGAGACTTTGTTCCAGCTGGAGCAGTTTCTGCAGGGGATGTCTTGATTGACGGAAATGCCATCGGGGATGTTGGAAATGTCGTCCTTCGTGACCGTAAGGTCTTGTCAGAGGATGGGATCTTTATCGTGGCAATCACTGTCAACCGTCGTGAGAAAAAAATTGTGGCCAAGGCCCGTGTTCATACGCGTGGATTTGTTTACCTCAAGAAGAGCCGTGATATTCTCCGTGAAAGTTCAGAATTGATTAACCAAACGGTAGAAGAGTATCTTCAAGGTGATGACTTTGATTGGGCAGATCTCAAAGGCAAGGTTCGCGATAATCTGACCAAGTACCTCTTTGATCAAACCAAGCGTCGCCCGGCAATCTTGCCAGTCGTGATGGAAGCAAAATAA
- a CDS encoding COG3942 and LysM peptidoglycan-binding domain-containing protein, with amino-acid sequence MKKTVTKLTLGLTSTAILATVGAQTVHANSYVVQDGDSFYAIATANGMDPHELAALNGKTIFDTIHPGDVLQVSGSAQASSTYSAPAATVNEVSDTEDVVEKTPTNYGNSYPVGQCTWGVKELAPWASNWWGNANTWAIYASAQGYRTGSVPVVGAIAVWDGGEYGHVAYVTDVQSENSIQVLEANYRRQKQIANYRGFFNPHEFLGNVTYIYPN; translated from the coding sequence ATGAAAAAAACAGTTACGAAACTGACTCTTGGTTTGACTTCTACCGCTATTTTAGCTACAGTTGGGGCTCAAACGGTTCATGCGAACTCTTACGTTGTCCAAGACGGTGATTCATTTTATGCCATCGCAACTGCAAACGGCATGGATCCGCATGAGTTGGCAGCTTTGAATGGAAAAACCATCTTTGATACCATTCACCCAGGAGATGTTCTCCAAGTGAGTGGTTCAGCTCAGGCTAGCTCTACCTACAGCGCTCCAGCCGCAACTGTCAATGAAGTATCAGATACAGAAGATGTTGTCGAAAAGACTCCGACAAACTATGGAAACTCTTATCCTGTTGGTCAGTGTACATGGGGCGTGAAAGAATTGGCGCCTTGGGCTAGCAACTGGTGGGGAAATGCCAACACGTGGGCAATCTACGCGAGCGCTCAAGGTTATAGGACAGGAAGTGTTCCAGTAGTAGGAGCAATCGCCGTTTGGGATGGTGGTGAATATGGACACGTTGCTTATGTCACAGATGTTCAAAGTGAAAACTCTATCCAGGTATTGGAAGCAAACTACAGACGTCAAAAGCAGATTGCAAATTACCGTGGCTTCTTTAATCCTCATGAATTTTTAGGTAACGTCACTTATATCTATCCAAACTAA
- the recJ gene encoding single-stranded-DNA-specific exonuclease RecJ has translation MITPTYEWQFAPQVEDADFTKIAKKAGLGPEVARLLFERGIQNEESLKKFLEPSLEDLHDPYLLHDMDKAVERIRQAIEEGENILIYGDYDADGMTSASIVKESLEQLGAECRVYLPNRFTDGYGPNASVYKYFIEQEGISLIVTVDNGVAGHEAIELAQSMGVDVIVTDHHSMPETLPDAYAIVHPEHPDADYPFKQLAGCGVAFKLACALLEEVQVELLDLVAIGTIADMVSLTDENRILVQYGLEMLGHTQRIGLQEMLDMAGIAANEVTEETVGFQIAPRLNALGRLDDPNPAIDLLTGFDDEEAHEIALMIHQKNEERKEIVQSIYEEAKTMVDPEKKVQVLAKEGWNPGVLGIVAGRLLEELGQTVIVLNIEEGRAKGSARSVEAVDIFEALDPHRDLFIAFGGHAGAAGMTLEVEKLSDLSQVLEDYVREKGADAGGKNKLNLDEELDLETLSLETVKSFERLAPFGMDNQKPVFYIKDFHVESARTMGAGNAHLKLKISKGEASFEVVAFGQGRWATEFAQTKNLELAVTLSVNQWNGQTALQLMMVDARVEGVQLFNIRGKNAVLPEGIPVLDFSGEVPDLATSDAVVVKNIPEDITLLKAIFQEQHFSAVYFKNDIDKAYYLTGYGTREQFAKLYKTIYQFPEFDIRYKLKDLAVYLNIQQILLVKMIQVFEELGFVTIKDGVMTVNKEAPKREIADSQIYQNLKQTVKNQEMMALGTVQEMYDFLME, from the coding sequence TTGATAACTCCTACTTATGAATGGCAGTTTGCCCCGCAGGTTGAAGATGCGGATTTTACAAAGATAGCCAAGAAGGCTGGACTGGGTCCTGAGGTGGCTCGGTTATTATTTGAAAGAGGGATTCAGAACGAAGAAAGTCTAAAGAAGTTCTTAGAACCTTCTTTGGAAGACTTGCACGATCCCTATCTGCTCCATGATATGGACAAGGCAGTGGAGCGGATTCGTCAGGCCATTGAAGAAGGGGAAAACATCCTCATCTATGGAGACTATGATGCGGATGGTATGACTTCGGCCTCTATTGTTAAGGAAAGTTTGGAACAGCTTGGCGCCGAGTGCCGTGTTTACCTGCCCAATCGCTTTACAGATGGCTATGGCCCTAATGCCAGTGTCTATAAATACTTTATCGAGCAAGAGGGAATTTCCTTGATTGTGACAGTGGACAATGGGGTTGCAGGTCACGAGGCTATTGAACTAGCTCAGTCTATGGGAGTAGATGTCATTGTGACCGACCACCATTCCATGCCGGAAACCTTGCCAGATGCTTATGCGATTGTTCATCCCGAGCATCCAGATGCGGACTATCCTTTTAAACAGTTGGCTGGTTGCGGAGTGGCTTTCAAGCTGGCTTGCGCTCTTTTAGAAGAAGTGCAAGTGGAATTGCTTGATTTGGTCGCTATCGGTACCATTGCGGATATGGTAAGTTTGACGGATGAAAACCGTATTTTGGTTCAATATGGTCTGGAAATGTTGGGACATACTCAGCGCATCGGTCTACAAGAAATGCTAGACATGGCTGGGATTGCTGCGAATGAAGTGACAGAAGAAACGGTTGGATTTCAGATTGCCCCTCGTTTAAATGCCTTGGGGCGCTTGGACGATCCTAATCCCGCCATTGATTTGTTGACTGGATTTGACGATGAGGAAGCGCATGAGATTGCCCTCATGATTCACCAGAAAAACGAAGAGCGCAAGGAAATCGTTCAGTCAATCTACGAAGAAGCTAAGACCATGGTGGATCCTGAGAAGAAGGTCCAGGTTTTGGCCAAGGAAGGCTGGAATCCTGGCGTTCTGGGTATCGTTGCTGGTCGTTTGTTGGAAGAACTAGGGCAGACAGTCATCGTTCTTAATATAGAAGAAGGTCGCGCCAAGGGTAGTGCTCGTAGTGTGGAAGCGGTCGATATTTTTGAAGCTCTGGATCCCCATCGAGACCTCTTTATCGCCTTTGGCGGCCATGCTGGTGCAGCTGGAATGACGCTGGAAGTTGAGAAACTTTCAGATTTATCTCAGGTTTTAGAAGACTATGTCCGTGAAAAGGGTGCAGATGCTGGTGGCAAGAATAAGTTAAATCTAGATGAAGAGTTGGATTTGGAGACTCTTAGTTTAGAAACGGTTAAAAGCTTTGAACGCTTGGCACCCTTTGGGATGGATAATCAGAAACCTGTCTTTTATATCAAGGATTTTCATGTCGAAAGTGCCCGTACTATGGGAGCAGGCAATGCCCACCTCAAACTAAAAATTTCCAAGGGTGAGGCGAGCTTTGAAGTGGTGGCCTTTGGACAAGGTAGATGGGCAACAGAGTTTGCTCAAACCAAAAACTTAGAATTGGCAGTCACCCTGTCTGTCAATCAATGGAATGGCCAAACTGCCCTCCAGTTGATGATGGTGGATGCGCGTGTGGAAGGCGTTCAACTCTTTAACATTCGTGGGAAGAATGCAGTCTTGCCAGAGGGAATTCCAGTCTTGGATTTCTCTGGAGAGGTGCCAGATCTAGCGACCAGCGACGCGGTTGTTGTGAAAAACATTCCTGAGGATATTACCTTGCTGAAGGCCATTTTTCAGGAACAGCATTTCTCTGCTGTCTATTTCAAAAATGACATTGACAAGGCCTACTATCTGACAGGTTATGGAACTAGAGAGCAGTTTGCAAAATTGTACAAGACCATTTACCAGTTCCCAGAGTTTGATATTCGCTACAAGCTCAAAGATTTGGCGGTTTATCTCAATATCCAACAAATCTTGCTGGTCAAGATGATCCAAGTATTTGAGGAACTGGGCTTTGTAACGATCAAAGATGGTGTCATGACAGTCAATAAAGAAGCGCCGAAAAGGGAAATAGCTGATAGTCAGATTTACCAAAATCTCAAGCAAACTGTAAAAAATCAAGAAATGATGGCGCTGGGTACCGTGCAAGAAATGTATGATTTTTTAATGGAGTAA
- a CDS encoding amino acid ABC transporter ATP-binding protein produces MALVEFKNVEKYYGDYHALRDINLRFEKGQVVVLLGPSGSGKSTLIRTINGLEAVDKGSLLVNGHQVAGASQKDLVPLRKEVGMVFQHFNLYPHKTVLENVTLAPIKVLGIDKKEAEKTAQKYLEFVNMWDKKDSYPAMLSGGQKQRIAIARGLAMHPELLLFDEPTSALDPETIGDVLAVMQKLAHDGMNMIIVTHEMGFAREVADRIIFMADGEVLVDTTDVDDFFDNPSEPRAQQFLSKIINHESDKVK; encoded by the coding sequence ATGGCTTTAGTAGAATTTAAAAACGTCGAAAAATATTACGGAGACTACCACGCACTCCGCGACATCAATCTCCGTTTTGAAAAAGGACAAGTTGTTGTCCTGCTTGGACCTTCCGGTTCTGGGAAGTCCACTCTTATCCGAACGATTAATGGTTTAGAGGCTGTTGACAAAGGAAGTCTCCTAGTCAATGGACATCAAGTAGCAGGTGCCAGTCAGAAAGATCTAGTTCCTCTCCGTAAGGAAGTGGGCATGGTTTTTCAACATTTTAACCTTTATCCACACAAAACAGTGTTAGAAAATGTAACACTTGCACCCATTAAAGTTCTAGGAATTGATAAAAAAGAAGCTGAAAAAACAGCCCAAAAATATCTGGAATTTGTAAATATGTGGGACAAGAAAGATTCCTATCCGGCCATGCTATCTGGTGGACAAAAACAGCGGATCGCCATTGCTCGTGGTCTTGCCATGCATCCGGAGCTCCTCCTCTTTGATGAGCCAACATCTGCCCTTGACCCTGAAACCATCGGCGATGTACTTGCAGTTATGCAAAAACTGGCACATGACGGGATGAATATGATCATCGTTACCCACGAAATGGGATTTGCCCGAGAAGTTGCGGACCGCATTATCTTTATGGCCGACGGAGAGGTTTTAGTAGACACGACAGATGTCGATGACTTTTTTGACAATCCAAGCGAACCTCGTGCCCAACAATTCCTCAGCAAAATTATCAACCACGAAAGTGACAAAGTCAAATAA
- a CDS encoding transporter substrate-binding domain-containing protein — protein sequence MKKKLFLSALLISLFGLAAAKPVQADTSVADIQKRGELVVGVKQDVPNFGYKDPKTGTYSGIETDLAKMIADELKVKIRYVPVTAQTRGPLLDNEQVDMDIATFTITDERKKLYNFTSPYYTDASGFLVNKSANIKSIEDLNGKTIGVAQGSITQRLITELGKKKGLTFKFVELGSYPELITSLHAHRIDAFSVDRSILSGYISKRTELLDDSFKPSDYGIVTKKSNTELNDYLDTLVTKWSKDGSLQKLYDRYKLKPSSHTAD from the coding sequence ATGAAAAAGAAACTCTTTTTATCAGCATTATTGATTAGCCTTTTCGGTCTTGCTGCTGCTAAACCAGTTCAGGCTGATACCAGTGTCGCAGACATTCAAAAAAGAGGCGAACTAGTTGTCGGTGTCAAACAAGACGTTCCTAATTTTGGCTACAAAGACCCCAAGACAGGGACTTATTCTGGTATCGAAACAGACCTGGCCAAGATGATTGCAGATGAACTCAAGGTCAAGATTCGCTATGTGCCTGTTACCGCTCAAACCCGCGGTCCACTACTAGACAACGAACAGGTCGACATGGATATCGCAACCTTCACCATCACAGACGAACGTAAAAAACTCTATAACTTTACCAGTCCCTACTATACGGACGCTTCTGGCTTTTTGGTCAACAAATCTGCCAACATTAAAAGCATTGAAGATCTAAACGGCAAAACCATCGGAGTTGCCCAAGGTTCCATTACCCAACGCTTGATTACTGAACTAGGTAAAAAGAAAGGCCTAACCTTTAAATTCGTCGAACTTGGTTCCTACCCAGAATTGATTACTTCCCTTCATGCTCACCGTATTGATGCCTTTTCCGTGGACCGCTCTATCCTATCTGGCTATATCAGCAAACGGACAGAACTACTAGATGATAGTTTCAAGCCATCTGACTACGGTATCGTTACGAAAAAGTCAAACACTGAGCTAAACGACTATCTTGATACCTTGGTCACTAAATGGAGCAAGGATGGTAGTTTGCAGAAGCTCTATGACCGATACAAGCTCAAACCATCAAGCCATACCGCAGATTAA
- a CDS encoding amino acid ABC transporter permease: MTDLSSWTSYFQDFGQFFNGFLFTLALAIGSFILAMVLGIFFGAMSTSKRPFLRVLARIFVEFYQNTPLLVQFVIVFYGLPLISEHTIMIPIYWTAVLCVGLYHGAYIAEVIRSGIQSIPSGQMEAALSQGFTYISAMRLIILPQAFRIILPPLTNQIVNLIKNTSTVAIISGVDLMFVTKSWSALNGNYIPAFLGAALLYFALCFPVAQFGRKMEQANKKAYSL, encoded by the coding sequence ATGACAGATTTATCATCTTGGACATCCTATTTTCAGGATTTTGGACAATTTTTCAATGGTTTCCTCTTCACCCTTGCCCTAGCAATCGGATCCTTTATCCTCGCCATGGTTTTAGGCATCTTCTTTGGAGCCATGTCAACCAGCAAACGCCCATTCTTGCGTGTTTTGGCTCGTATCTTTGTCGAATTTTACCAAAATACTCCCCTCTTGGTGCAGTTTGTCATCGTCTTCTATGGTTTGCCTCTTATCAGTGAACACACCATCATGATTCCGATTTATTGGACAGCTGTACTTTGTGTGGGACTCTATCACGGCGCTTATATTGCTGAGGTTATTCGTTCAGGGATTCAGTCTATTCCTAGCGGTCAGATGGAGGCCGCCTTGTCCCAAGGTTTTACCTATATCAGTGCCATGCGCTTGATTATCTTGCCTCAGGCCTTCCGTATCATTCTCCCTCCATTGACCAACCAAATCGTTAACCTCATCAAGAACACCTCTACCGTAGCTATCATCTCTGGAGTAGACTTGATGTTTGTGACTAAGTCTTGGTCGGCTCTCAACGGAAACTATATCCCAGCCTTTTTAGGCGCTGCTCTTCTCTACTTTGCCCTATGCTTCCCTGTTGCCCAGTTTGGTCGCAAGATGGAGCAAGCCAACAAAAAAGCCTATTCACTTTAG